A region from the Bacteroidota bacterium genome encodes:
- a CDS encoding peptidylprolyl isomerase, with translation MLISKIRKYSWVVVGAIALALVAFLFQDATNSNTGMFNKNKIPDYANVSGQEITQDEFAERRGQSVLEYLTFNNQVLAYEQGQYQLDPRTQFGISEKAWTEFVNEKIVEVELEKLGITVTEDEFSNLIYGPDPHPVIKNYYIGLSQTGQYDASVLPTWVSQISDQEAQQNNPQMRQEYYQFISREKVAKRDYMQSKYMSLFTQATYVPEWMAKRNYTMGNTRANFTVITLPYDQIADSTITVSDAELKSYYNEHKNKYKQTEGRVVEYVSWEFTPTGIDSATTLANLMASVEKMKAAKNDSIFIATRSEDQDRYGYANYSRNDLYQMDIDSNVVDSFYSKSVGSLVGPYFSSGSYKMAKLKNRQNMLDSVKAQHIVIAINENRDSVTAKNLVDSIQGLLAAGGDFAQLATTFSDDNESKPQGGDLGWVTPSVGYVPEFKDYLFKTGPVGKVGVVKAPYGYHIVEITEVKNRRDFVTIAVLSKAVAPGKETIDSLEKVANSFYDKYQTPETFEQGVTDMKLFKRVTQPLTKNQYEIPGLADTREIIIWAFDAKKDEFKYFNMADRVVVAYVKDVKVDGIAELENIKELVEREVIMEKKGEMLTQKFNDAMKSGASMEAIAAKLGMRVDSVSNASMASPSAPMIGREPKVIGSVFGLEAGKMTKPVAGNRGVFLAQLINITPAPETTDYTMNKNQLMYSFQNKYQPQQQQQAMVQQTQGLLFELKDKAEVVDNRYQFGD, from the coding sequence ATGCTCATTTCAAAGATTCGCAAGTACTCATGGGTGGTTGTTGGCGCTATAGCCTTGGCTTTGGTAGCTTTTTTATTTCAGGATGCTACTAATTCCAACACCGGCATGTTCAACAAAAACAAAATTCCGGATTACGCAAATGTTTCCGGTCAGGAAATTACGCAGGATGAGTTTGCAGAACGCCGCGGGCAATCGGTATTGGAATATCTAACCTTTAATAATCAAGTGCTTGCATATGAGCAAGGACAATATCAGCTGGATCCAAGAACACAATTTGGTATTTCTGAAAAAGCATGGACAGAATTTGTAAACGAGAAGATCGTAGAGGTAGAACTGGAAAAACTAGGTATCACTGTTACTGAGGATGAATTCAGCAACCTTATCTATGGACCAGATCCTCATCCGGTTATCAAAAATTATTATATAGGTCTCTCGCAAACGGGACAGTATGATGCAAGTGTACTTCCAACATGGGTTAGTCAGATATCCGATCAGGAAGCGCAACAAAATAATCCTCAAATGCGCCAGGAATATTATCAATTTATTTCCAGAGAAAAGGTAGCAAAACGCGATTACATGCAATCGAAATATATGTCGCTCTTTACGCAAGCAACTTATGTTCCCGAATGGATGGCGAAAAGAAATTATACCATGGGAAATACTAGAGCTAATTTTACTGTAATTACTCTTCCATACGATCAGATAGCCGATTCAACCATCACCGTTTCAGATGCTGAATTAAAATCTTACTACAACGAACACAAAAATAAATACAAACAAACTGAAGGCAGGGTTGTGGAATATGTAAGCTGGGAATTTACTCCGACCGGAATTGATAGTGCAACAACACTTGCAAATCTGATGGCCAGCGTTGAAAAAATGAAGGCTGCAAAAAACGACTCTATATTTATTGCAACTCGTTCTGAAGATCAGGATAGATATGGTTATGCAAATTACAGCCGCAACGATCTTTATCAAATGGATATTGATTCGAATGTAGTTGATTCTTTTTATTCAAAAAGTGTAGGTTCACTTGTTGGTCCTTACTTCAGCAGCGGATCTTACAAAATGGCAAAATTGAAGAATCGTCAGAATATGCTCGATTCCGTTAAAGCGCAACATATTGTTATTGCAATAAATGAAAACCGCGACTCCGTTACTGCTAAAAATCTTGTTGATAGTATTCAGGGATTATTAGCTGCAGGGGGAGATTTTGCGCAACTGGCTACAACATTTTCCGATGATAATGAATCAAAACCTCAGGGTGGTGATCTTGGATGGGTAACTCCTTCCGTTGGTTATGTTCCTGAATTCAAAGATTATTTATTTAAGACTGGTCCTGTTGGAAAAGTTGGAGTAGTAAAAGCGCCATACGGATACCATATTGTTGAAATTACGGAAGTTAAAAATCGCAGAGATTTTGTAACAATTGCCGTGTTGAGTAAAGCAGTTGCACCTGGTAAAGAAACCATCGATTCGCTTGAAAAAGTAGCAAACTCATTTTACGATAAATATCAAACTCCTGAAACCTTCGAACAAGGTGTTACGGATATGAAATTATTTAAACGTGTTACTCAGCCCTTAACTAAAAATCAATACGAAATACCGGGACTTGCAGATACCAGGGAGATCATTATTTGGGCTTTCGATGCAAAAAAGGATGAATTTAAATATTTTAACATGGCAGATCGTGTGGTTGTTGCCTATGTAAAAGATGTTAAAGTGGATGGTATTGCAGAATTGGAAAATATCAAAGAATTAGTGGAGCGTGAAGTGATCATGGAGAAAAAAGGTGAAATGTTAACGCAGAAATTTAATGATGCAATGAAATCAGGTGCTTCCATGGAGGCAATTGCAGCTAAATTGGGAATGCGTGTTGATTCTGTTTCTAATGCAAGTATGGCATCTCCTTCCGCACCTATGATCGGACGGGAACCAAAGGTGATAGGATCTGTATTTGGTCTTGAAGCCGGTAAAATGACAAAACCGGTGGCAGGCAATCGCGGAGTATTTCTAGCGCAATTGATCAATATTACACCTGCTCCTGAAACAACGGACTACACGATGAATAAAAATCAATTGATGTATTCATTCCAAAATAAATATCAGCCACAACAACAACAGCAAGCCATGGTTCAACAGACACAGGGATTGCTTTTCGAACTAAAAGATAAGGCTGAAGTTGTGGATAATCGTTATCAATTTGGCGATTAA
- a CDS encoding T9SS type A sorting domain-containing protein has product MDKIINNRKRLSAYSKFAIAVLVMKPSIGLSEVVYTDIEPDVVLANDNDGYILDLNNDSFNDFEFLNRSFEIGGYWTSGSIYYIPFNNFERIIGTALFDNSFAANSVDYGTTFSALVRELPFALNSGNVIDELLTFLPDYQQLLAFKTELDLAGELYQYGGYWFPEVIDHYLGVRFQDEDLNTHYGWIRCDVKDSGRTLILKGYAYETESDKPIVAGDTLSVGINNFLNSLNATVYSFNRQLYIHLNESTETKLSIFDLLGKEILNISNLSNFDVIPLNNYSSGIYIVELRSESGIFRKEISI; this is encoded by the coding sequence ATGGATAAAATAATAAATAATCGGAAAAGATTATCTGCGTATTCAAAATTTGCAATTGCCGTATTAGTTATGAAGCCATCGATAGGTTTATCTGAAGTTGTGTATACTGATATTGAACCGGATGTAGTATTAGCTAATGACAATGATGGATACATTCTTGATTTGAATAATGATTCATTTAATGATTTTGAATTTTTGAATAGATCTTTTGAAATAGGAGGATATTGGACATCTGGCTCTATTTATTATATACCATTTAATAATTTTGAGAGGATTATTGGAACAGCATTATTTGATAATAGTTTTGCTGCAAATTCAGTGGATTATGGTACCACCTTTAGTGCATTGGTGAGAGAATTGCCATTTGCTTTAAACTCTGGAAATGTTATAGACGAATTACTTACTTTCCTACCGGATTATCAACAATTATTGGCATTTAAAACTGAATTAGATTTGGCAGGAGAACTATATCAATATGGAGGCTATTGGTTCCCAGAGGTAATTGATCACTATTTAGGAGTCAGATTTCAGGATGAAGATTTAAACACGCACTATGGCTGGATACGTTGTGATGTTAAAGACTCCGGTAGAACTCTGATTTTAAAGGGTTATGCCTATGAAACAGAATCTGATAAACCTATTGTAGCCGGTGATACCTTGAGCGTTGGAATTAATAATTTTTTAAATTCTCTCAACGCAACTGTTTATAGTTTTAATAGACAACTTTATATTCATTTAAATGAATCAACTGAAACTAAATTATCAATTTTTGATTTACTTGGAAAAGAGATTCTTAACATATCCAATTTATCGAATTTTGACGTAATTCCATTAAATAATTATTCTAGTGGAATTTATATAGTGGAGTTACGTAGTGAATCAGGTATATTTAGAAAAGAAATTTCAATTTGA
- a CDS encoding type III pantothenate kinase produces the protein MNLVLDLGNTQHKCAVFEDDQIVFVWKEEQLNSEDLLSILQKFTISNSILSSVDNHNPALEEILQRNGKFLLLNHVSPLPIHNLYETPETLGKDRLAAAVGANAQFRNKNVLVIDAGTCIKYDFVNAENQYLGGAISPGLHMRLKAMHNFTARLPLIDPLLDIDLENIELTGNTTHTSMITGTYIGALFETSGMIEAYSSKYADLSVVITGGDAHFFELHLKRQIFALPNLVLEGLNTILNFNLNHN, from the coding sequence GTGAATCTCGTTCTCGACCTTGGCAATACTCAACACAAATGCGCTGTATTTGAAGATGATCAGATCGTTTTTGTTTGGAAAGAAGAACAATTGAATAGTGAGGATCTCCTGTCAATTCTTCAGAAATTCACGATTTCCAATAGTATACTTTCCTCTGTAGACAACCACAACCCTGCTTTGGAGGAAATTTTACAAAGAAATGGGAAATTCCTTTTATTAAACCACGTTTCACCACTCCCAATTCACAATTTATACGAAACGCCGGAAACCTTGGGAAAGGACAGGCTTGCAGCAGCAGTAGGTGCTAACGCACAATTTCGCAACAAAAATGTGCTGGTAATTGACGCAGGCACCTGTATAAAATATGATTTTGTAAATGCTGAAAATCAATATTTGGGAGGTGCGATCTCACCCGGACTGCATATGCGTCTTAAGGCAATGCACAATTTTACAGCCCGATTGCCGTTAATAGACCCGTTGCTGGATATTGATCTCGAAAATATTGAACTTACCGGTAATACAACACATACCTCTATGATAACCGGAACTTACATTGGCGCTTTGTTTGAAACAAGCGGAATGATTGAAGCTTACTCTTCAAAATATGCTGATTTAAGTGTAGTTATTACCGGTGGAGATGCACATTTCTTTGAATTGCATCTTAAAAGGCAGATATTTGCACTCCCAAATCTGGTTTTAGAGGGTTTGAACACTATTCTTAATTTTAATTTGAATCACAACTGA
- a CDS encoding site-specific integrase has product MATLNFYLRKTAATESPIELVYQFKANRIRICIGEAIQPKKWNPYKQRAKETELTTKDGRVSLNGYLKELEDFVWKIYKEELEKGTPSPKVIKNKILEFVRPVEVVELKKESIYDLIDRFIKNEITVKGKNKASATIKTYKTTLSHLMAFEKKFKYPINFESITINFYHKFTSYLRKEGKGDNTIGKNIQVIKVFMNTAIDMKLTDNTDFKKEAFSVLRVDTDAVYLTEKEILSFYNYDLSNNKRLERVRDLFVFGCYVGLRFSDYSNIKPENLIMVKGKQFLKVKTQKTDEEVIIPCHAIVKQIFLKYIGVTTNSLPPSISNQKFNQFIKEAAKIAGLTETGRLSNNLSLPLCECISSHTCRRSFATNYYGKIQTKTLMQITGHKSERTFLRYIKTSKQESAERLHEIMEKEYSQQVLNIVNY; this is encoded by the coding sequence ATGGCTACATTAAATTTTTACCTCAGGAAAACGGCGGCGACGGAGTCACCAATAGAGTTAGTATATCAATTTAAGGCGAATAGAATTAGGATTTGCATTGGAGAGGCAATCCAACCTAAAAAATGGAATCCATACAAACAGAGGGCAAAGGAAACAGAATTGACTACTAAAGATGGAAGAGTTTCTTTAAATGGTTATCTAAAAGAACTGGAAGACTTTGTTTGGAAAATATACAAGGAAGAGTTAGAAAAAGGGACGCCAAGTCCAAAAGTTATAAAAAATAAAATCTTAGAGTTTGTCCGACCAGTTGAAGTGGTGGAATTGAAAAAAGAGAGTATTTACGATTTGATAGATAGGTTTATTAAAAATGAGATTACTGTCAAAGGCAAAAACAAGGCGTCGGCGACAATTAAAACCTATAAAACAACCCTTTCACATTTAATGGCATTTGAGAAAAAGTTTAAATATCCTATAAACTTTGAATCCATCACAATTAACTTCTACCATAAGTTTACATCATATCTCAGGAAAGAAGGCAAAGGCGACAATACCATAGGCAAAAACATTCAGGTTATTAAAGTCTTTATGAATACTGCAATAGATATGAAACTTACAGACAATACAGATTTTAAAAAGGAGGCATTTTCAGTTCTACGAGTGGATACCGACGCAGTATATTTGACAGAAAAGGAAATTCTATCATTTTATAATTATGATTTAAGTAATAATAAACGATTAGAACGTGTAAGAGATTTGTTTGTATTTGGATGCTATGTGGGATTGAGGTTTTCCGACTATTCAAATATAAAACCCGAAAACTTAATTATGGTTAAGGGTAAACAATTTCTGAAAGTAAAAACCCAAAAAACTGACGAAGAGGTCATAATTCCATGCCATGCCATCGTTAAACAGATATTTTTGAAATACATAGGAGTTACAACTAATAGTTTACCACCATCTATTTCTAACCAAAAATTTAATCAATTTATTAAGGAGGCGGCAAAAATTGCAGGTCTTACAGAAACGGGACGTTTGTCAAACAATTTGTCACTTCCTCTTTGTGAGTGTATTTCATCACACACCTGTAGGCGGTCATTTGCTACAAACTATTATGGTAAAATTCAAACAAAAACCTTAATGCAAATCACAGGGCATAAGTCGGAACGCACATTTTTAAGATATATAAAAACGAGTAAACAGGAATCCGCTGAGAGATTACATGAAATTATGGAAAAGGAGTATTCACAACAAGTATTAAACATTGTAAACTATTGA
- a CDS encoding glycosyltransferase family 2 protein, which yields MEVKKLSVLVPAYNEENTIQTILTTLSKVVLPQNIEMEIIVVNDCSKDKTAIKLQEFIDAHPQLNIRSFHHEVNKGKGAALHTGINNASGEFTIVQDADLEYDPNEFTLLLKPVLERDADVVYGSRFSGGNAHRILFYWHSIGNGFLTSISNMFSNLNLTDMETCYKLVRTDIIKSIKLKENRFGFEPELTQKLAKIKGIRIYEVGISYYGRTYAEGKKINWKDGVRAIYCIVRYGLFK from the coding sequence ATGGAAGTAAAAAAATTAAGTGTACTTGTTCCTGCCTATAACGAGGAAAACACCATTCAAACTATTTTGACCACACTTTCAAAAGTAGTGTTACCTCAAAATATTGAAATGGAAATTATTGTAGTTAACGATTGCTCAAAAGATAAAACTGCAATTAAGTTACAGGAGTTTATTGACGCGCATCCCCAATTAAATATCCGTTCCTTTCATCATGAGGTTAACAAGGGAAAAGGTGCGGCATTACATACGGGCATCAATAATGCGAGTGGTGAATTCACTATAGTACAGGATGCCGATCTGGAATATGATCCAAACGAATTTACTTTATTATTAAAACCTGTTTTAGAACGTGATGCCGATGTTGTGTATGGTTCCAGGTTTAGCGGAGGCAATGCACACCGTATTTTATTTTATTGGCATTCGATAGGTAATGGATTTTTGACCTCTATTTCCAATATGTTCAGCAATTTGAATTTAACGGATATGGAAACCTGTTATAAACTCGTTCGGACAGATATAATAAAATCCATAAAATTAAAAGAAAACCGTTTTGGATTTGAACCGGAGCTTACACAAAAATTAGCTAAAATTAAAGGCATACGTATCTATGAAGTTGGAATTTCATATTATGGCAGAACATATGCAGAAGGGAAAAAAATAAACTGGAAGGATGGTGTGCGTGCAATATATTGTATAGTTCGTTACGGTTTATTTAAATAA
- the lptC gene encoding LPS export ABC transporter periplasmic protein LptC: protein MKKYFLDLQKILCSNLITSAIIFGMIFMVSCVNDIDDVNNAAKLAEPGVERGKNIELFYSEYGNVKVRVTAPTVTRFLTDNPYTEFNDGLKVDFYNDSLRVTSNLTANYGIRYENEMKTIMRNDVQVVNENNEHLSTEELIWDEKNHRIYSDKFVKITTPDQVIYGEGMEADEQLTTYKIKKPQGTIRTEMDAMESEE, encoded by the coding sequence TTGAAAAAATATTTCCTTGATCTTCAAAAAATTTTGTGCAGTAATTTAATTACTTCTGCCATTATTTTTGGGATGATATTTATGGTTTCCTGCGTTAATGATATTGATGATGTTAATAATGCTGCCAAACTTGCCGAACCGGGTGTGGAACGCGGAAAAAATATCGAATTATTTTACAGTGAATACGGCAATGTAAAAGTGCGTGTAACAGCTCCAACCGTAACGCGATTTCTGACCGATAATCCCTATACAGAATTTAACGATGGATTAAAAGTGGATTTTTATAACGATAGTTTACGGGTAACAAGTAATCTCACCGCAAATTATGGCATTCGTTATGAAAATGAAATGAAAACCATTATGCGAAACGATGTACAGGTTGTTAACGAAAACAATGAACATCTTAGCACAGAAGAATTAATTTGGGATGAAAAAAATCATAGAATTTATTCCGATAAATTTGTAAAGATCACTACACCCGATCAGGTTATTTATGGAGAAGGAATGGAAGCCGATGAGCAACTCACAACCTATAAAATAAAAAAACCACAGGGAACAATTCGCACAGAAATGGATGCCATGGAGTCGGAAGAATAA
- a CDS encoding DUF2101 family protein, protein MQNYLKLMKIFEVMWLVAAVISLTMVIIRSSNGQAYGNYIYITVFTTCVAVFMYWFKKKNRKYQEEYYKKKKEAFKDSKGEVLEEVEGRSA, encoded by the coding sequence ATGCAGAACTATCTGAAATTAATGAAAATATTTGAAGTGATGTGGCTTGTTGCTGCAGTCATTTCTCTAACCATGGTTATCATTCGTTCCTCCAACGGTCAGGCTTATGGCAATTATATTTATATAACTGTTTTTACAACCTGTGTTGCCGTGTTTATGTACTGGTTCAAAAAGAAAAACAGGAAGTATCAGGAGGAGTATTATAAAAAGAAGAAAGAAGCTTTTAAAGATTCCAAGGGAGAAGTGCTTGAAGAAGTCGAAGGGAGAAGTGCTTGA
- a CDS encoding T9SS type A sorting domain-containing protein codes for MVPAENYISFTPTGSTIEYILPPEHIDANGELIETGAEYRAAIVSMNNELGNSPLLNFTPYITLDGATTLASDLLLSDIGNNANSTDLQLQFEVTDHTETVDEYRIMIVPEYMIGYFDKGMAELITADKYRSFTTDANGVFTINFPEGFKDVNDFPIVEWQLYYAFILSMSSPLGQDNELSQPSNGVELSGLTSLSEINAGQIEILYNNSILNISGISSMGEINIFNIEGQQILSRELSEENSYIQIDLIPGVYFFKMQIGNNRIAKKFMVTE; via the coding sequence TTGGTTCCTGCAGAAAATTATATATCCTTTACACCAACAGGTTCAACGATAGAATACATACTGCCGCCGGAACATATAGATGCTAATGGCGAATTGATAGAAACGGGAGCCGAATACAGGGCCGCCATAGTTTCGATGAATAATGAATTGGGTAATTCACCGCTATTAAATTTCACGCCATATATTACACTTGATGGAGCAACAACTCTCGCTTCAGACCTGCTATTAAGCGACATAGGAAACAACGCGAACAGCACAGATCTGCAATTACAATTTGAAGTAACTGATCATACAGAAACAGTAGATGAATATCGAATAATGATAGTGCCGGAATATATGATCGGTTATTTCGATAAGGGTATGGCAGAATTGATTACAGCAGATAAATACCGGTCATTTACAACCGATGCCAACGGTGTATTTACCATTAACTTTCCCGAAGGTTTTAAAGATGTAAATGATTTTCCGATTGTTGAGTGGCAACTTTATTATGCTTTCATTCTCAGTATGTCTTCGCCGTTAGGACAAGACAATGAATTATCGCAACCATCTAATGGCGTTGAATTATCAGGACTTACTAGTTTATCAGAAATTAATGCAGGTCAAATTGAAATATTATACAATAACAGTATTCTTAATATTTCAGGAATATCATCCATGGGAGAAATAAATATTTTTAATATTGAAGGGCAACAGATACTTTCGAGAGAATTATCTGAAGAGAATTCATACATTCAAATTGATCTTATTCCGGGGGTTTATTTTTTTAAGATGCAGATTGGAAATAATAGGATTGCCAAAAAATTTATGGTGACGGAGTAA
- a CDS encoding glycosyltransferase family 2 protein, with the protein MTATSLDIILPCYNPSKNWAENIIQEFQEIKNRIKDIDITLIMVNDGTSTISLTDIQKLKDRIPQFVNISYDVNKGKGYALREGIKTSIADVCIYTDIDFPYTTNSFIKIWDQIVKGKTDIAVGVKDKSYYKHVPAGRKFISKILRAGSKNILRLKISDTQCGLKGFNKKGKDIFLKTTINRYLFDLEFIFLVSRQKEVSMVPVEIELKENIQFSSMRTGILLSEGFNFLKIFFKSF; encoded by the coding sequence TTGACAGCTACTTCACTAGATATTATTTTGCCTTGTTACAATCCCTCAAAAAATTGGGCGGAAAATATTATTCAGGAATTTCAGGAAATTAAAAATCGTATTAAGGATATTGATATTACGCTTATTATGGTTAATGATGGAACTTCCACTATCAGTTTAACAGATATACAAAAATTAAAAGATCGCATTCCGCAATTTGTAAATATTAGTTATGATGTTAATAAAGGAAAAGGATATGCATTGAGGGAAGGAATAAAAACTTCGATTGCTGATGTATGTATTTATACTGATATTGATTTTCCCTATACCACAAATAGTTTTATTAAAATTTGGGATCAAATAGTAAAAGGCAAAACGGACATTGCAGTAGGAGTAAAGGATAAAAGTTATTACAAACACGTACCTGCGGGGCGTAAATTTATTTCAAAAATTTTACGCGCCGGAAGTAAAAATATTTTGCGTTTAAAGATCTCTGACACGCAATGCGGATTAAAGGGATTTAATAAGAAGGGAAAAGATATTTTTTTAAAAACTACCATAAACCGTTATCTTTTCGACCTGGAGTTTATATTTCTTGTATCTCGACAAAAGGAAGTTTCGATGGTTCCTGTGGAAATAGAACTGAAGGAAAATATACAATTTAGCAGTATGCGCACCGGCATTTTGTTAAGTGAGGGATTTAATTTTCTGAAAATATTCTTTAAAAGCTTTTAA
- a CDS encoding helix-turn-helix domain-containing protein: MTDIKIDFPFNELETRFRAIVCEVVTSLLPKTNEPEQLISMDEVRKMFTPSVSKPTIIQWTKDGKLQSHRIGGRVYYKRSEVLESLKTVKKYGR; the protein is encoded by the coding sequence ATGACAGATATAAAAATTGATTTTCCATTTAACGAACTCGAAACAAGGTTTCGTGCAATCGTTTGCGAAGTAGTTACTTCACTTCTACCCAAAACTAATGAACCCGAGCAGTTAATCTCTATGGACGAAGTTCGTAAAATGTTTACGCCGTCGGTTTCAAAACCTACAATTATTCAATGGACTAAGGATGGCAAATTACAATCTCACCGTATTGGGGGACGTGTATATTATAAACGTTCTGAGGTATTGGAGTCTTTGAAAACAGTTAAAAAATATGGGAGGTAA
- a CDS encoding DUF2480 family protein, which yields MELINKVAQSGIVSFDLETFFPETDKIVAFDLKDYLFKGLILKEKDFREALALIDWSLYSDKYLAVYCSADAIIPNWAYMLVAANAQPFANSVIMGNEEEAIKRIYSEALSKIDLTQFIDQRVVIKGCSDKPVPVDAYLEITNILRPVAKSIMYGEPCSTVPVFKRK from the coding sequence GTGGAACTCATTAATAAAGTTGCTCAAAGTGGAATTGTATCATTCGATCTCGAAACATTTTTTCCCGAAACGGACAAAATTGTTGCCTTTGATCTGAAGGATTATTTATTTAAAGGCCTGATTCTCAAGGAAAAAGACTTTCGCGAGGCACTTGCTTTAATTGATTGGTCCTTGTATTCCGATAAATATCTCGCTGTTTATTGCTCTGCAGATGCCATCATTCCAAATTGGGCTTATATGTTGGTTGCTGCCAATGCTCAGCCATTTGCCAATAGTGTTATTATGGGTAATGAGGAAGAAGCGATAAAAAGGATATACTCTGAGGCTTTATCAAAAATTGACTTAACGCAATTTATCGACCAGCGTGTCGTTATAAAGGGATGCAGCGATAAGCCGGTTCCTGTTGATGCCTATTTAGAGATAACGAATATCCTGAGGCCGGTTGCAAAAAGTATCATGTACGGAGAACCTTGTTCCACCGTTCCCGTATTTAAAAGAAAATAA
- a CDS encoding superinfection immunity protein, which yields MEFLLIIIVVAFYFLPSIMAYRKSFFGQVFLLNLLLGWTVLGWIIAIIWAVKVEK from the coding sequence ATGGAATTTTTGCTAATAATCATTGTTGTTGCCTTTTACTTCCTACCCTCAATTATGGCATACAGAAAATCATTCTTTGGGCAAGTATTTTTATTAAACCTATTATTGGGTTGGACAGTATTAGGGTGGATTATTGCCATAATATGGGCTGTAAAAGTTGAAAAGTAA
- a CDS encoding lytic transglycosylase domain-containing protein — translation MKKIHYILIGAFSGIAIFIGYAVSGNSDIKNNKNAVVESSDTLRSLADDVNTIKYFAAKVPATISFAGEPVPLNDFEVLERMDRELTVTGYWHSSTIQNLKLAHRWFPIIEKVLKENNIPDDFKYLAMAESGLRNVVSPAEAHGYWQFLKGTAVNYGLTVTAEVDERYDMEKSTRAAAKYLKDAYAKFGNWTLAAASYNAGMGGIEGVVDYQNTDSYYDLYLKDETSRYIFRALAFKLVYENSQDYGFFLSKEDLYDPWEYKTVKVDTTILNLAEFAQQHNTTYKMVKYYNPWLRSNLLTVKKGEVFEIKLPLDAAVK, via the coding sequence TTGAAAAAGATTCATTACATATTAATCGGTGCTTTTTCAGGAATAGCCATCTTTATTGGATATGCTGTTTCAGGAAATTCAGATATTAAAAACAACAAAAATGCAGTGGTGGAGTCATCCGATACCTTGCGTTCGCTGGCGGATGATGTGAACACGATCAAATATTTTGCAGCAAAAGTTCCCGCAACTATTTCTTTTGCCGGAGAACCGGTTCCGCTTAACGATTTTGAAGTATTGGAAAGAATGGACAGGGAATTAACTGTGACCGGTTATTGGCATTCCAGCACCATTCAAAACCTTAAACTAGCACACAGATGGTTTCCAATAATTGAAAAGGTTTTAAAAGAAAATAATATCCCCGACGATTTTAAATATCTTGCCATGGCAGAAAGTGGATTGCGCAATGTTGTTTCTCCGGCCGAGGCGCATGGTTATTGGCAATTTTTGAAGGGAACTGCAGTGAATTATGGATTAACAGTTACCGCAGAGGTGGATGAGCGTTACGACATGGAAAAATCGACCCGGGCTGCAGCAAAATATTTAAAAGATGCCTATGCAAAATTCGGCAACTGGACGCTGGCAGCAGCTTCATATAATGCCGGAATGGGTGGTATTGAAGGAGTGGTTGATTATCAGAATACTGATAGTTATTATGATCTGTATTTAAAAGATGAAACTTCCAGATATATTTTCCGAGCTCTGGCATTTAAATTAGTTTATGAAAATAGTCAGGACTATGGTTTCTTTTTAAGTAAGGAAGACCTTTATGATCCATGGGAATACAAGACTGTGAAAGTGGATACTACAATATTAAATCTGGCCGAATTTGCTCAGCAACATAATACAACCTATAAAATGGTTAAATATTATAATCCCTGGTTGCGTTCAAACTTACTTACCGTAAAAAAAGGTGAAGTATTTGAAATTAAACTGCCTTTGGATGCCGCTGTAAAATAA